Proteins co-encoded in one Methylomonas albis genomic window:
- a CDS encoding DUF6931 family protein — MAICQDIQLEPEALKCLDPDPEPVQFLNALLAKQLFPDAVRFLARALPKREATWWACLCARSAIDSASKPEVVKALEAAEQWVYKPTEPNRRLANSAAHAASFENAAAWAAMAAFWSDGSMAPEDAPSVPPADNLTSKAVAGAVMLAAVLIQPEKAKDKYLFFIAEGIDIANGGNGRVWQPT; from the coding sequence ATGGCTATATGCCAGGATATTCAACTGGAGCCGGAGGCCTTGAAGTGTCTGGATCCGGACCCTGAGCCCGTCCAGTTTTTAAATGCCTTGTTAGCTAAGCAGCTATTTCCCGACGCAGTGCGTTTTTTGGCGCGAGCCTTACCTAAGCGCGAGGCGACTTGGTGGGCGTGTCTGTGCGCGCGTAGCGCCATTGATTCAGCGAGTAAGCCAGAGGTTGTCAAGGCCTTGGAGGCGGCAGAGCAGTGGGTTTACAAGCCCACTGAGCCGAATCGCCGACTTGCCAACAGTGCTGCGCACGCCGCTTCCTTTGAAAATGCCGCTGCTTGGGCAGCGATGGCGGCGTTTTGGAGCGACGGTAGCATGGCTCCGGAAGATGCGCCATCTGTCCCGCCCGCCGACAATTTGACCTCTAAGGCGGTGGCCGGCGCGGTTATGTTGGCAGCGGTGTTAATACAGCCGGAAAAAGCCAAAGACAAATACCTGTTCTTTATCGCGGAGGGCATCGACATCGCCAACGGCGGCAATGGCCGGGTTTGGCAGCCAACTTAA
- a CDS encoding PAAR domain-containing protein encodes MGQPAARITDMHVCPMFTGPVPHVGGPILPPGAPTVLIGNLPAARASDMATCVGPPDTVAMGSPTVLIANMPAARMGDSCAHGGTIVVGFPTVLIG; translated from the coding sequence ATGGGTCAGCCCGCCGCACGTATTACCGATATGCATGTTTGCCCGATGTTCACCGGTCCGGTGCCGCATGTCGGCGGCCCGATATTGCCGCCGGGTGCGCCGACGGTGCTGATTGGTAATCTTCCAGCCGCCCGAGCCTCCGATATGGCAACTTGCGTAGGCCCTCCGGATACCGTCGCGATGGGATCGCCGACAGTACTGATCGCTAATATGCCGGCCGCCAGAATGGGTGATAGCTGCGCGCACGGTGGGACTATTGTGGTTGGATTTCCAACCGTACTGATCGGTTAA
- a CDS encoding type VI secretion system Vgr family protein, translating to MPYSQDNRVASVTAPADVGPLLLYRMSGTEQLSRLFEYELELLSESNSVNLQGLLGKDMTVKLALTEGGYRYFNGLVTRVSQFGMLGSLYYYRATLQPKVWLLTRANNCRIMPEPASVPKIVKDVLTRHGYTDVDDGSLGAYSNREYCVQYRETDFNFISRLLEEEGIYYYFEHSDGNHTMVLCDSMDAHQDIPGSARIRYFPMVNQEQREEENIYEWSLSQTIQSGAYRLKEFDFEAPGATLESEAMIAANHEQADKEVYDYPGEYKVSSEGNRLAKIRMEELRAEFERISARGNVRRLAVGHKFSLTDYPREDQNRPYLAVSTQFQIQNNGYESYGIANSIQEFQCAYTVIATEYVFRPPRLSRIPVVQGVQTAIVVGRSGEEITTDKYGRVKVQFHWDRVGTNNENSSCWVRVAQIWAGNNWGGIFIPRVGQEVIVDFLEGNPDCPIITGRVYNDEKMPPYDLDANKTQSGIKTRSTPSGGADNFNEIRFEDKKGEEEVYMHAEKNFTRIVENNDVQKIGFEKKDAGDQTVDIYNNRTVTLDQGSDKLTVKTGDHTVGIDKGNDSLMVSKGNRTVKVNAGSISEEAGQSIELKVGSNSIKIDQSGITIKGMMVKIQADTQAELKGLTTTVSGDGMLTLKGGLVKIN from the coding sequence ATGCCTTACTCTCAAGATAATCGCGTTGCTTCCGTTACCGCTCCGGCGGATGTGGGACCGTTACTGCTTTACAGGATGAGCGGTACGGAGCAACTCAGCCGCTTGTTCGAATACGAACTGGAACTGCTTAGCGAGAGCAATAGCGTCAATCTCCAGGGTTTGCTCGGCAAAGATATGACGGTAAAGTTGGCGCTGACTGAAGGCGGATACCGCTATTTCAACGGTCTCGTCACACGGGTTAGCCAGTTCGGCATGCTGGGCAGTCTCTATTATTACCGGGCCACCTTACAACCCAAGGTATGGCTGCTGACGCGGGCCAACAACTGCCGAATCATGCCCGAGCCTGCGTCGGTTCCCAAGATCGTCAAGGATGTCCTGACCAGACACGGTTATACCGATGTGGACGACGGTTCGCTGGGCGCCTATTCCAACCGCGAATACTGCGTGCAATATCGGGAAACCGATTTCAATTTCATCAGCCGTTTGCTGGAGGAAGAGGGCATTTATTATTACTTCGAACATAGCGACGGCAACCATACCATGGTGCTATGCGACAGCATGGACGCGCACCAAGATATTCCCGGCAGCGCCAGAATTCGCTATTTTCCGATGGTCAATCAGGAGCAGCGCGAGGAAGAAAATATCTACGAGTGGAGCCTCAGCCAGACTATCCAATCCGGCGCTTACCGCCTTAAAGAATTTGATTTCGAAGCACCTGGCGCGACCTTAGAATCCGAAGCGATGATCGCGGCCAATCATGAACAGGCGGATAAGGAAGTATACGATTATCCCGGCGAGTACAAAGTAAGCAGCGAGGGCAATCGCCTCGCCAAAATTCGGATGGAAGAATTACGCGCCGAATTCGAACGGATTTCCGCGCGCGGAAACGTGCGCCGCTTGGCGGTGGGACATAAATTTTCCCTGACCGATTATCCGCGCGAGGATCAGAATCGCCCGTATCTGGCGGTGTCTACCCAGTTTCAGATTCAAAACAACGGCTATGAGTCTTACGGCATCGCCAATAGCATCCAAGAATTCCAATGCGCCTATACCGTCATCGCCACCGAATACGTATTTCGGCCGCCGCGCCTGAGCCGGATACCGGTCGTACAAGGTGTGCAAACCGCGATCGTGGTGGGTAGAAGCGGCGAAGAAATCACTACCGATAAATACGGCCGGGTCAAGGTGCAGTTTCACTGGGATAGAGTCGGGACAAACAACGAGAATAGCTCTTGCTGGGTGCGTGTCGCGCAAATTTGGGCCGGCAACAATTGGGGCGGCATATTCATCCCCCGCGTCGGCCAGGAAGTGATCGTCGATTTTCTGGAAGGCAATCCCGATTGCCCCATCATTACCGGGCGGGTGTATAACGACGAGAAAATGCCGCCCTACGATCTGGATGCCAATAAAACCCAGAGCGGTATCAAAACCCGCAGTACCCCGAGCGGCGGGGCCGACAATTTCAACGAGATTCGCTTCGAGGACAAAAAAGGCGAAGAAGAAGTCTATATGCACGCCGAGAAAAACTTCACGCGCATCGTCGAAAATAACGATGTGCAGAAAATCGGCTTCGAGAAAAAAGACGCCGGCGACCAGACTGTCGATATCTACAACAACCGGACGGTGACGCTCGATCAAGGCAGCGACAAGTTGACGGTGAAGACCGGCGATCACACCGTGGGAATTGATAAAGGCAACGATAGTTTAATGGTCAGCAAAGGGAACAGGACGGTCAAAGTTAATGCCGGTAGTATCTCCGAGGAAGCCGGGCAGTCTATAGAATTGAAGGTTGGTTCCAACAGTATCAAAATCGACCAAAGTGGAATCACGATTAAAGGCATGATGGTCAAAATCCAGGCAGATACTCAAGCAGAATTAAAAGGCCTTACAACGACAGTCAGTGGAGACGGCATGTTGACGCTGAAAGGCGGTCTGGTGAAGATAAATTAA
- a CDS encoding HNH/ENDO VII family nuclease, which translates to MSDLKNSPYKNAAGVISHPGAPRGGGGSGGSSAVGSPLADRTLTNGLIHPEAPAALTWSPQQIADPSLYQRAKCIYQVLDQTEELWPAAVFEETGYQLKGVLQSLIPGLLQMLAVVGLSTVGGAAVGGFIGAFFGGVGAVPGAVVGAQLGAELSTAILTWLGLGFLIVAIGDGLGELAFMVSNAFSIAWHAAENPQEKRHRVNQAARELARAIAVLVRLILQGILAYVLKNAGMATARAGLSTVRSATTAGVSATAETSVAEVAGLIRKSKLPDEFALWLETNWDDLTRNPKLKRKTVSQTIKNESGPTTTPSQLKEERDRLSQLAGKESNSTAGNDVARKSELTADQDGTVKPKAYSNPKNRPPYKDGQVDKVWENAKQPDGNVYDPNTGEKLEWDRNKSRAGQWDMGHLPGKEYRKLHKDYMDGKITKDEFLKEYQNPNNYSPESPSANRSHEFEE; encoded by the coding sequence ATGTCGGACTTAAAAAATTCGCCGTATAAAAATGCCGCCGGCGTGATTAGTCACCCCGGCGCGCCCAGGGGCGGCGGCGGATCGGGCGGCAGTAGCGCCGTCGGTTCCCCGCTGGCCGATCGGACCTTGACCAATGGCTTGATTCATCCCGAAGCACCGGCGGCGTTGACCTGGTCGCCGCAACAAATTGCCGATCCCAGCCTGTACCAGCGCGCCAAATGCATCTATCAAGTATTGGATCAAACCGAAGAGTTATGGCCAGCGGCGGTCTTTGAAGAAACCGGTTATCAACTGAAAGGCGTGTTGCAAAGCCTGATACCGGGTTTGTTGCAAATGCTGGCGGTTGTGGGGCTTAGCACGGTTGGCGGCGCGGCGGTCGGCGGATTCATCGGCGCCTTTTTCGGCGGCGTGGGCGCCGTCCCTGGCGCGGTAGTCGGTGCGCAGCTGGGCGCGGAGCTCAGTACCGCTATCTTAACCTGGTTGGGTCTGGGCTTTTTGATTGTCGCCATCGGCGACGGTTTGGGCGAGCTGGCCTTCATGGTGTCTAACGCCTTCAGTATCGCCTGGCATGCCGCCGAAAATCCCCAAGAAAAAAGACATCGCGTCAATCAGGCGGCGCGCGAGTTGGCACGGGCCATCGCGGTATTGGTCCGGCTGATTTTGCAAGGTATCCTCGCCTACGTCTTGAAAAACGCCGGCATGGCAACCGCGCGCGCCGGCTTATCCACGGTGCGCTCGGCGACCACGGCCGGAGTCTCGGCCACCGCCGAGACCAGCGTCGCGGAAGTGGCGGGTTTAATCCGCAAAAGCAAATTGCCCGACGAATTTGCGTTGTGGCTGGAAACGAACTGGGATGATTTGACGCGAAACCCGAAGTTGAAGCGGAAAACTGTATCGCAAACTATTAAGAACGAGTCTGGGCCGACTACTACGCCGTCGCAATTAAAGGAGGAGCGGGATCGGTTGTCGCAACTGGCCGGTAAAGAATCTAATTCAACGGCTGGAAACGATGTTGCCAGGAAGAGCGAGCTCACCGCAGATCAGGATGGCACTGTTAAACCAAAAGCCTATTCCAACCCCAAAAATCGTCCTCCATATAAGGATGGTCAAGTAGATAAAGTATGGGAGAATGCTAAACAACCCGACGGCAATGTATATGATCCGAATACGGGTGAAAAGCTTGAGTGGGATAGAAATAAATCCCGTGCAGGACAATGGGATATGGGGCATTTGCCAGGTAAAGAATATAGGAAGCTACATAAAGATTATATGGACGGAAAAATAACTAAAGATGAATTCTTGAAAGAATACCAAAATCCTAATAATTATAGTCCCGAATCACCAAGTGCGAATAGAAGCCATGAGTTTGAGGAGTAA
- a CDS encoding ankyrin repeat domain-containing protein, producing MGNIDLFQVIRLNDEEKFYSEIDDVDINQVNEDGQNMLHEAVAYNNLPFAKALIKRNIDVNHRDIKSQTPLHYAANHGFLDIAELILNSGGSLNIEDDYGNQPTWTAVFNARGNYEIVKCFLKFKPDISHKNRAGRSPLDFANQINDQNLIHILNSVDASF from the coding sequence ATGGGTAATATAGATTTGTTCCAGGTTATCCGTTTAAATGACGAGGAAAAATTTTATTCAGAGATTGATGATGTCGATATCAATCAAGTTAATGAAGATGGTCAGAATATGTTACATGAGGCTGTAGCATACAATAATTTGCCTTTTGCAAAGGCGCTAATTAAAAGAAACATAGACGTTAATCATCGGGATATAAAGTCTCAGACGCCATTGCATTACGCCGCAAACCATGGATTCTTGGATATCGCTGAGTTGATTTTAAATAGTGGTGGCTCTTTGAATATTGAGGATGATTATGGGAATCAGCCAACATGGACAGCTGTATTTAACGCCAGAGGAAATTATGAAATTGTAAAATGCTTTTTAAAATTTAAGCCCGATATAAGTCATAAAAATCGTGCAGGTAGAAGTCCTTTGGATTTTGCAAATCAAATAAACGATCAGAATTTAATACATATTCTAAATTCTGTTGATGCTTCGTTTTGA
- a CDS encoding RHS repeat domain-containing protein, which produces MSDALGFSQRVKYDKQGRPVELIDALDQRWLRRYDANGRLEETVAANGAATQYQYNAQGVPVRITDALGRTRSLLWDEQLRLVGEIGFDGIKTRYQYDDDERIVAIVDQDKRTTRYGYDAAGRVTAVQHADGSTVQLRYKPAGLLTHYIDSLGHTTEYRYDDGLSQPTARIDPLGHEMRYRYDSERNLIGLIKLHELDDLRQGRSQYHYDPAARLIRSEGLSPESFVHDPAGNLLGASAEAGRVEGDHLGTPRELTDTNGRIVWSARYRAYGNLALADVQEIDNPLRFQGQYYDQETGLHYNLNRYYDPNAGRFIHQDPIGLEGGANVYRYAPNPVNWIDPLGA; this is translated from the coding sequence GTGTCCGATGCGCTGGGTTTTAGCCAACGCGTCAAATACGACAAACAAGGCCGTCCAGTCGAACTGATCGATGCATTGGATCAGCGCTGGCTGCGCCGCTACGACGCCAACGGCCGTCTGGAAGAAACCGTCGCCGCCAACGGCGCGGCCACCCAATACCAATACAACGCCCAAGGCGTGCCGGTGCGCATCACCGATGCACTGGGCCGGACCCGCTCGCTGTTGTGGGACGAGCAGTTACGCCTGGTCGGCGAGATCGGCTTCGACGGCATCAAGACCCGCTACCAATACGACGATGACGAGCGTATCGTCGCCATCGTCGATCAAGACAAACGCACCACCCGTTACGGCTATGACGCCGCCGGCCGCGTTACGGCGGTGCAACACGCGGACGGCAGCACAGTGCAACTGCGTTACAAACCAGCCGGTCTATTGACCCATTACATCGACAGCCTGGGCCACACCACCGAATACCGCTACGACGATGGCCTGTCCCAACCCACCGCCCGCATCGATCCGCTGGGCCACGAAATGCGTTATCGCTACGACAGCGAACGCAACCTGATCGGCCTGATCAAACTGCACGAACTGGACGACCTGCGCCAAGGCCGCAGCCAATACCACTACGATCCCGCCGCCCGCCTGATCCGCAGCGAAGGCCTCAGCCCGGAAAGCTTCGTTCACGACCCGGCCGGCAACCTGCTGGGCGCCAGTGCCGAAGCTGGCCGCGTCGAAGGCGACCATCTCGGCACGCCCAGGGAACTGACCGATACCAATGGCAGAATCGTCTGGTCCGCCCGCTACCGCGCCTACGGCAACCTGGCCCTGGCTGACGTTCAAGAAATCGACAACCCGCTACGTTTCCAAGGCCAGTATTACGACCAAGAAACCGGTTTGCACTACAACCTGAATCGATATTACGATCCGAACGCGGGGCGGTTTATTCATCAGGATCCGATTGGGTTAGAAGGCGGGGCTAACGTTTACCGGTATGCGCCTAATCCGGTTAATTGGATAGATCCTTTGGGGGCTTAA
- a CDS encoding DNA/RNA non-specific endonuclease produces the protein MDYGSPDDLGRPTGVKATITKDMINTGTSANPAIQPPGWSGNGTAFNEARGDLLGKQLGGSGDIPENLVTLQQNWTNTPTMRGFEGQVRAAVEGGQVVDYSATPIYNGNNLIPKAVTLIGKGSGG, from the coding sequence ATCGATTATGGTTCACCTGATGATCTTGGGCGTCCAACAGGAGTTAAAGCCACCATAACAAAAGATATGATTAATACTGGAACTTCCGCTAATCCGGCGATTCAACCACCAGGTTGGTCGGGTAATGGAACTGCTTTTAATGAGGCTCGTGGAGATCTGTTAGGCAAGCAACTCGGAGGCTCTGGCGATATACCGGAAAATTTGGTTACATTGCAGCAGAATTGGACCAATACTCCAACGATGCGTGGATTTGAAGGGCAAGTAAGAGCGGCTGTAGAAGGTGGTCAAGTAGTTGATTATTCGGCAACGCCAATATATAACGGCAATAATTTGATTCCTAAAGCTGTCACTCTAATCGGAAAAGGCAGTGGAGGGTAG
- a CDS encoding RHS repeat-associated core domain-containing protein has translation MGNPLRFQGQYFDQETGLHYNVNRYYDPNAGRFIHQDPIGLEGGSNVYRYVPNPVNWIDPFGLT, from the coding sequence ATCGGCAACCCGCTACGTTTTCAAGGCCAGTACTTCGACCAAGAAACCGGTTTGCATTACAACGTGAATCGATATTACGATCCTAATGCGGGGCGATTTATTCATCAGGATCCGATTGGGTTGGAAGGTGGAAGCAACGTTTACCGGTATGTACCGAATCCGGTGAATTGGATTGATCCATTTGGGTTGACCTGA
- a CDS encoding PoNe immunity protein domain-containing protein, whose translation MISEEYFFERNAYLEKRIPEMEQKLAASNAPPQKKMTYQYSLFRETYQHLMIRYSLGDDVLTLDVYFERILTALEKYRNIAVEAAKPSQYIFPKFSEFEDYVVSMWLISLAIVLNINEAKFIRLIDCIGNAGEDTLFERLVAARVKSRSLGSHLAFPGVYQSLYKAIDATEPERSQLVCQFLIEWYGNMKSTYWYDCHKGPEGGGFFGYWSLEVAGVVKAFGIDDSAFCDLAHYPRFSANRSHEFEK comes from the coding sequence TTGATCAGCGAAGAATATTTTTTTGAAAGAAATGCATATCTGGAGAAGCGAATTCCGGAAATGGAGCAGAAACTAGCGGCATCCAATGCTCCTCCGCAGAAGAAAATGACGTATCAGTATTCTTTATTTCGAGAGACCTACCAACATTTAATGATTCGCTATTCGTTGGGGGATGACGTTTTAACATTGGACGTTTACTTCGAACGCATTCTGACAGCTTTGGAAAAATACAGAAATATCGCAGTTGAAGCCGCTAAGCCGAGCCAATATATCTTTCCTAAATTCTCTGAATTTGAAGATTACGTGGTTTCAATGTGGCTAATTTCCTTGGCGATTGTTTTAAATATTAATGAGGCGAAATTCATTCGTCTCATCGATTGTATTGGGAATGCTGGGGAAGACACTCTCTTTGAGCGGCTTGTGGCCGCGAGAGTTAAAAGTAGATCACTAGGTTCTCATTTGGCATTTCCGGGCGTATACCAATCGCTTTATAAGGCTATTGACGCGACAGAGCCGGAAAGAAGTCAGTTGGTTTGCCAATTCCTGATTGAATGGTACGGCAACATGAAGTCGACGTATTGGTATGATTGTCACAAGGGGCCTGAGGGCGGAGGATTCTTTGGCTATTGGTCTTTGGAAGTCGCTGGCGTGGTGAAAGCGTTTGGTATTGACGATAGCGCTTTTTGCGACCTGGCGCATTATCCTCGATTCAGCGCAAATAGAAGTCATGAGTTTGAGAAGTAA
- a CDS encoding ankyrin repeat domain-containing protein gives MGNIDLFQSIRLNDENTSYEEIDNVDVNHRDIKARTSLHYAANHKVLEIAELILNSGGALNIENDYGNQPTWTALFNARGNYEIVKCFLKFKPDIRHKNRAGRSPLDFANQINYRVLVNNLNAADASS, from the coding sequence ATGGGTAATATAGATCTGTTCCAATCTATCCGTTTAAATGACGAGAATACATCTTACGAAGAGATTGATAATGTCGATGTCAATCATCGAGATATAAAGGCTCGGACGTCGTTACATTACGCCGCAAACCATAAGGTCTTGGAAATTGCCGAGTTGATTCTAAATAGTGGTGGCGCCTTGAATATTGAGAATGATTATGGAAATCAGCCTACATGGACAGCCCTTTTTAACGCCAGGGGAAATTACGAGATTGTAAAATGCTTTTTAAAATTTAAGCCCGATATCAGGCATAAAAACAGAGCAGGTAGAAGCCCGTTGGATTTTGCAAATCAAATAAACTATCGGGTGTTAGTAAATAATCTAAATGCGGCTGACGCATCGTCTTGA
- a CDS encoding PoNe immunity protein domain-containing protein: MLRDKLFDISYFSRWIGFEQNEAIDSRKTSLNDLPNHDGRALRATSLVTSAVQVVVMRYGRGDAIAELRDSILQVKDLLELKRSTFASIQLEKNVRQMYERLDLGRLYENLTLLAFMVSLRFSSQETRDALDLIGHAGEDAFLDHVARVLGDKSRPIVAQSKFPKIYAPLVESIQAPAEQ; the protein is encoded by the coding sequence ATGTTAAGAGACAAATTATTCGATATTTCTTATTTCAGCAGATGGATTGGCTTCGAGCAGAACGAGGCTATCGATTCTCGCAAGACATCGTTGAACGATCTTCCAAATCATGATGGGCGAGCGCTACGTGCGACGTCCTTGGTGACGAGCGCTGTTCAGGTGGTAGTTATGCGCTACGGGCGAGGAGATGCCATAGCCGAGCTACGCGACAGCATCTTACAAGTCAAAGATTTATTGGAGTTGAAGCGTTCCACTTTTGCCAGCATCCAATTGGAAAAGAATGTCCGCCAAATGTACGAACGGTTGGATTTGGGACGATTATACGAGAACCTGACTTTGCTTGCTTTCATGGTGTCGTTAAGATTTTCTTCCCAAGAAACGCGCGATGCGCTGGATTTAATCGGACATGCAGGGGAAGATGCGTTTCTCGATCATGTTGCGCGAGTGTTGGGGGATAAATCGAGGCCTATCGTGGCCCAATCTAAGTTCCCGAAAATATACGCTCCCCTGGTTGAAAGCATCCAGGCGCCGGCCGAACAGTGA
- the tssJ gene encoding type VI secretion system lipoprotein TssJ yields MLLVRLLPILFVSLLTACAEVPEQPAPPPPTVVELTLNATKSINPDADDKASPVVLRVYELREQSAFNGADFFAIFDKEQTTLGADLVRKQELVLKPGENKVLRIEPAADTRILGFFAAFRKLDNAGWRTLTELKAHQNNAVLLKLDANSLTVTNTPTEPPPPAPKED; encoded by the coding sequence ATGTTGCTGGTCAGATTACTACCAATTCTGTTTGTTTCGCTGCTGACTGCCTGCGCTGAAGTGCCTGAACAACCCGCACCGCCGCCACCGACAGTGGTCGAGTTGACTTTAAATGCCACCAAGTCAATTAACCCTGACGCGGACGACAAGGCCTCCCCGGTAGTTTTAAGAGTCTACGAGTTACGGGAGCAAAGCGCATTTAACGGTGCCGATTTTTTTGCCATCTTCGATAAAGAGCAGACTACTTTGGGCGCGGATTTGGTACGTAAGCAAGAGTTGGTGTTAAAACCTGGCGAGAATAAAGTTCTGCGGATCGAACCAGCTGCAGACACCCGGATACTGGGTTTTTTCGCGGCTTTTCGTAAACTGGATAATGCCGGCTGGCGCACGTTGACCGAGTTGAAAGCTCATCAGAACAACGCGGTTTTACTGAAACTGGATGCGAATAGTTTAACCGTCACCAATACGCCAACCGAGCCACCGCCCCCGGCACCTAAGGAAGACTAA